From the Candidatus Binataceae bacterium genome, one window contains:
- a CDS encoding DUF192 domain-containing protein translates to MEDAEVRGAAGLRAFNRTRSTVLCERLEEAGGMRGKSRGLLGREGLAPGTGMLFEAGWMEPFMCMHMFFMRFAIDIVFLDRGGRVIRISHNLRPWRLSPIVWGARKALELPAGGAAESRTEVGDQIALERS, encoded by the coding sequence ATGGAAGACGCTGAGGTGAGAGGGGCGGCTGGATTGCGTGCGTTCAATCGGACGCGTTCGACGGTGCTCTGCGAGCGGCTCGAAGAGGCGGGCGGAATGAGGGGCAAGAGCCGCGGCCTGCTCGGACGCGAGGGCCTCGCGCCTGGAACCGGGATGTTATTCGAGGCTGGGTGGATGGAACCCTTCATGTGCATGCACATGTTCTTCATGCGCTTCGCGATCGATATCGTTTTCCTCGACCGCGGGGGTCGAGTGATACGGATAAGCCACAATCTGCGGCCGTGGCGCCTGTCTCCGATCGTTTGGGGAGCGCGCAAGGCGCTCGAACTCCCAGCCGGCGGTGCAGCGGAGAGC
- the ccsB gene encoding c-type cytochrome biogenesis protein CcsB, with the protein MDTIWLPPALVCYALSAAGFVAGRAANRPRWADQAVPLLGAAVLFHTMDLVLGAINAGNMPVTNFGQSLSFLAWLTAIVSFVLISRMRMQVLGAFVAPGVLAAVAAAMLLERRSRLVIPDSLRSAWLPVHVTLAFLGDALFMVAAGVSLAYLVYESRLKAKRPMAPTGQTTPSLEKLDRINYRLLGWGFVMLSLGIVSGALWAEATWGHFWSWEPQESWSLVTWLLYAGLLESRVAAGWRGRRAAALTLAVFTVLVGSFLSVSLLFPGKHGGSFG; encoded by the coding sequence ATGGACACTATCTGGCTGCCGCCCGCATTAGTATGTTACGCGCTTTCAGCGGCCGGATTCGTCGCCGGACGCGCTGCCAATCGTCCGCGATGGGCCGATCAGGCGGTGCCATTGCTTGGCGCCGCGGTGCTCTTTCACACGATGGACCTGGTGCTTGGGGCGATCAACGCCGGGAATATGCCGGTTACGAACTTCGGCCAGTCGTTGTCGTTCCTGGCCTGGCTCACGGCGATCGTCAGCTTCGTGCTGATTTCCCGCATGCGGATGCAGGTGCTCGGCGCTTTCGTCGCGCCGGGGGTTCTAGCCGCGGTCGCGGCCGCAATGCTGCTCGAGCGCCGCAGCCGCCTCGTGATTCCCGACAGCCTGCGCAGTGCATGGCTGCCTGTTCATGTGACGCTCGCTTTCCTCGGCGACGCGCTCTTCATGGTTGCGGCGGGCGTGAGCCTCGCCTACCTGGTGTACGAATCTCGCCTCAAGGCGAAGCGCCCGATGGCGCCGACGGGACAGACGACGCCGAGTCTCGAAAAGCTCGACCGTATCAACTACCGGCTGCTCGGATGGGGCTTCGTGATGCTGTCGCTCGGGATCGTGAGCGGCGCGCTGTGGGCGGAAGCGACCTGGGGCCATTTCTGGTCGTGGGAGCCGCAGGAATCGTGGTCGCTGGTCACCTGGCTGCTCTATGCAGGATTGCTCGAGTCGCGGGTCGCCGCCGGATGGCGCGGGCGGCGCGCCGCGGCGCTCACGCTCGCGGTGTTCACAGTCCTGGTGGGATCGTTCCTGAGCGTGAGTCTGCTCTTTCCCGGCAAGCACGGCGGGAGTTTCGGCTGA
- the hemA gene encoding glutamyl-tRNA reductase, with protein sequence MDEKLLIAGINHRTAPVAVREQLAYGDSKIAAALGRLKDRAPALAECALISTCNRVEIIGVASDPARAIDEAIGFLAADREVDAALFAGALYRFEGRQAARHLFRVGASLDSMVVGEPQILGQLKLAYSHAAEAGTAGLVLHRAFHRAFSVAKRVRKATLIGRGSVSVSSAAVRLAGQIFDTLGDKTVMLMGAGQMAELTARQLHALGAETLLVTSRTFDHAAALARALGGTAVPFENHRPYLKIADIVIGSLSAARPVLEAGDFEAILRERRYRPMFLIDMGVPRNFDDRLNSMENVYLYDIDDLGAVVTESLGERAREADKAETIVADALDSFMRWMDGLDLVPAIKDIRVSIEQLRDTELGRHRAWLATMEPAERRRIEALTRTLVNKLLHRILAGLRSSGAGSPDPVYTAEIARRLLCGDLAAEGPALNPAVSGLDFEIDLDSDDDEEP encoded by the coding sequence ATGGATGAGAAACTCCTCATCGCCGGCATCAACCATCGCACCGCTCCGGTAGCGGTTCGCGAGCAGTTGGCCTATGGCGACAGCAAAATCGCCGCGGCGCTCGGGCGGCTCAAGGATCGCGCGCCCGCGCTCGCCGAATGTGCGCTGATTTCGACCTGCAACCGCGTCGAGATTATCGGCGTGGCATCCGACCCGGCGCGCGCGATCGACGAGGCGATAGGCTTCCTCGCCGCCGATCGCGAGGTTGACGCGGCGCTGTTCGCCGGCGCGCTCTATCGCTTCGAGGGGCGGCAGGCTGCGCGCCACCTGTTCCGCGTCGGCGCGAGCCTCGACTCGATGGTGGTCGGCGAGCCGCAGATCCTCGGCCAGCTCAAGCTCGCCTACAGCCACGCGGCCGAGGCCGGCACCGCCGGCCTGGTGCTGCATCGCGCCTTTCATCGTGCCTTTTCGGTCGCCAAGCGCGTGCGCAAGGCGACGCTGATCGGCCGCGGCTCGGTATCGGTCAGCTCGGCGGCCGTGCGCCTGGCGGGACAAATCTTCGACACCCTCGGGGACAAGACGGTAATGCTGATGGGAGCGGGCCAGATGGCCGAGCTCACCGCGCGCCAGCTCCATGCGCTCGGCGCGGAGACGCTGCTGGTGACGAGCCGCACCTTCGACCATGCGGCCGCGCTCGCCCGCGCGCTCGGCGGCACCGCCGTCCCCTTCGAAAACCATCGCCCGTATCTCAAGATCGCCGACATCGTGATCGGCTCGCTCTCGGCTGCGCGGCCGGTGCTCGAGGCCGGCGATTTCGAAGCCATCCTGCGCGAGCGCCGCTACCGTCCGATGTTTCTTATCGACATGGGCGTGCCGCGTAACTTCGACGATCGGCTGAACTCGATGGAGAACGTGTACCTGTATGACATCGACGACCTCGGCGCGGTCGTTACCGAATCGCTCGGCGAGCGTGCGCGCGAGGCGGACAAGGCCGAAACGATCGTGGCCGACGCGCTCGACTCCTTCATGCGCTGGATGGACGGGCTCGACCTGGTGCCGGCAATCAAGGATATCCGCGTCAGTATCGAGCAGCTGCGCGACACCGAGCTGGGACGCCATCGCGCATGGCTGGCGACGATGGAGCCGGCGGAGCGCCGGCGGATCGAAGCGCTGACGCGGACGCTGGTGAACAAGCTCCTCCATCGTATCCTGGCAGGCCTGCGCAGCTCCGGGGCCGGCTCGCCTGACCCCGTGTATACCGCGGAGATCGCACGCCGCCTGCTCTGTGGCGATCTGGCCGCCGAGGGACCCGCACTTAACCCCGCGGTATCCGGCCTCGACTTCGAGATCGATCTTGATTCCGACGATGACGAGGAGCCGTGA